One Ricinus communis isolate WT05 ecotype wild-type chromosome 1, ASM1957865v1, whole genome shotgun sequence DNA window includes the following coding sequences:
- the LOC8278629 gene encoding UNC93-like protein 1 — translation MGFDGDQESGTKLPNKSILRYNSPLVQVSLIGLVCFCCPGMFNALSGMGGGGQVDPTAANNANTALYTTFAIFGVLGGGIYNILGPRLTLAAGCSTYVLYAGSFLYYNHYQHQTFAIVAGGILGVGAGLLWAGEGAIMTSYPPPHRKGTYISIFWSIFNMGGVIGGLIPFFLNYHRSEAASVNDATYIGFMCFMAAGTLLSLAILPPSQVVRDDGTHCSNIKYSKVSTEATEIVKLFLNWKMLLIVPAAWASNFFYSYQFNNVNGVLFNLRTRGLNNVFYWGAQMLGSVGIGWVLDFSFKSRKMRGFVGIGIVAVLGTAIWGGGLANQLRYSHNNLPPKLDFKDSGSDFGGPFVLYFSYGLLDAMFQSSVYWVIGALADDSEILSRYVGFYKGVQSAGAAIAWQVDTHKVPLLSQLIVNWSLTTVSYPLLIVLVMLAVKDDHKIEERVSNESAKTDSVTEGTTKPV, via the exons atgGGTTTTGATGGAGATCAAGAATCGGGCACAAAATTGCCaaacaaatcaattttaaGGTACAATTCACCTTTAGTACAGGTTAGCCTTATTGGGTTGGTATGTTTTTGCTGTCCCGGAATGTTCAATGCCCTCTCTGGTATGGGAGGAGGTGGCCAAGTAGACCCAACTGCCGCCAACAACGCTAACACCGCACTCTACACGACCTTCGCCATTTTCGGCGTTCTGGGTGGTGGCATCTATAACATCTTGGGTCCCCGTTTAACCCTCGCCGCTGGTTGCAGCACTTATGTCTTATACGCTGGTTCTTTCCTTTACTACAACCATTACCAGCACCAAACTTTTGCTATTGTTGCTGGTGGAATTCTTGGCGTTGGAGCTGGGCTGCTATGGGCTGGAGAGGGAGCAATTATGACCTCTTATCCGCCTCCACATCGCAAAGGCACTtacatttctattttttggaGTATATTTAACATGGGTGGTGTTATTGGTGGACtcattcctttctttcttaattatcACAGAAGCGAGGCTGCTTCTGTTAATGATGCTACTTATATTGGTTTCATGTGCTTTATGGCCGCTGGTACACTTCTTTCTCTAGCCATTTTGCCACCGAGCCAGGTTGTTCGAGACGACGGTACGCACTGTTCTAATATTAAGTACTCTAAGGTGTCAACTGAGGCTACTGAGATTGTGAAGTTGTTTCTCAACTGGAAGATGCTTTTAATAGTTCCTGCTGCTTGGGCCAGCAACTTCTTTTACAGCTACCAATTTAATAATGTGAATGGGGTGCTTTTCAATCTGAGGACAAGAGGGCTGAATAATGTTTTCTATTGGGGAGCACAGATGTTGGGTTCTGTTGGAATTGGATGGGTATTGGATTTCAGTTTCAAGAGTAGAAAGATGAGAGGATTTGTTGGAATTGGGATAGTTGCTGTGCTCGGTACTGCTATCTGGGGAGGTGGACTCGCTAACCAGCTCAGATACTCCCATAATAATCTTCCACCAAAGTTGGACTTTAAGGACTCTGGCTCTGATTTTGGTGGTCCTTTCGTTCTTTACTTCAGTTATGGGTTGCTGGATGCCATGTTCCAAAGCTCGGTCTATTGGGTCATTGGAGCCTTAGCTGATGATTCAGAGATCCTTAGCAG GTATGTTGGATTCTACAAGGGGGTGCAAAGTGCAGGGGCTGCTATTGCTTGGCAAGTTGATACACACAAAGTGCCATTGCTTTCCCAGTTGATTGTAAATTGGTCACTCACTACAGTGAGTTACCCATTACTTATTGTTCTAGTCATGCTGGCAGTCAAGGATGATCATAAGATTGAAGAGAGAGTATCTAATGAATCTGCTAAGACTGACTCAGTAACAGAAGGCACAACCAAGCCAGTATAa
- the LOC125369930 gene encoding uncharacterized protein LOC125369930 produces MAERQPGMLPSNTESNPREHAKELSSPSKPFTNDDSDVQVDESKKKDKPEEKEKGAVEEEDLKKIPSRPYQPPIPYPAKLKQDKVDQQFAISHMPKYAKFLKEILSNKRKLEDLGLVTLNAECSTVFQSKIPVKRRDPRSFTIPCLIGDKLKLLALADLGPSINLMPSSLFEELGLSTSKLTPTRMSIQLADRTVKYPKGIIEDVLVKVNKFIFPVDFVVMDMNGESDVPLILGRPFLATSKALIDVSSGKLELREIMIDDPLQVAMQENEDNLSNEQVLEQLEHLLAADVNDEKTDGFVDLDRSGVKKLKPSLEEPPVLELKELPAHLMYAYLDEAKQLPVIISAYLTPEEREMVLCILKRYAKAFAYKTADILGINSSYCFHKILMEDEFKPVVQP; encoded by the exons ATGGCTGAGAGGCAGCCAGGCATGCTTCCAAGTAACACAGAGTCTAATCCAAGGGAGCATGCCAAGGAACTTTCTAGTCCATCTAAGCCTTTCACTAATGATGATTCTGATGTGCAGGTGGATGAGtcgaaaaagaaagacaagcctgaggagaaagaaaagggagcagTTGAAGAGGaggatttgaagaagatccCCTCGAGGCCATACCAACCTCCCATTCCATatcctgcaaaactcaagcAGGATAAAGTTGATCAGCAATTCG ctatttcgcATATGCCAAAGTATGCgaagtttttaaaagaaattctaagcaacaagaggaagttagaGGATTTAGGATTGGTGACCTTGAATGCAGAATGCTCAAcagtgtttcagagcaagatTCCAGTCAAACGACGCGATCCAAGGAGTTTTACTATACCTTGTTTGATTGgggataaattgaaattgctagcattagctgatttgggacCTAGCATCAATTTGATGCCTAGTTCATTGTTTGAGGAGTTAGGACTAAGCACTTCTAAGCTAActcctactaggatgagtataCAACTAGCAGACAGAACTGTTAAGTACCCAAAAGGGATTATAGAGGATGTGCTAGTTAAagttaacaaatttatatttcctgtggaTTTTGTTGTCATGGATATGAATGGTGAGAGTGATGTCCCATTGATCCTAGGTAGACCATTTTTAGCTACATCTAAAGCTTTGATAGATGTTAGTAGCGGAAAGCTGGAACTTAGG GAAATAATgattgatgatcctttgcaaGTGGCGATGCAAGAAAATGAGGATAATTTATCCAATgaacaagtgttggagcagctaGAGCACTTATTAGCTGCTGATGTTAATGATGAAAAGACTGATGGTTTTGTTGATCTTGACAGGTCAGGAGTAAAGAAGCTGAAGCCTTCTTTGGAGGAGCCGCCCGttcttgagttgaaagagTTGCCAGCGCACTTAATGTATGCCTACCTAGATGAAGCAAAGCAATTACCGGTTATTATTTCCGCTTATCTCACACctgaggagagggagatggtgttgtgtattttgaaAAGGTATGCAAAGGCATTTGCGTATAAGACGGCTGACATACTAGGAATAAACTCGAGTTACTGCTTTCATAAGATTTTGATGGAGGATGAGTTCAAACCGGTGGTGCAGCCATAA